In Oryza sativa Japonica Group chromosome 11, ASM3414082v1, the following are encoded in one genomic region:
- the LOC4350038 gene encoding MEIOTIC F-BOX protein MOF-like isoform X1: MPPRIRRAPARRAAPEEVPDRVSALPDEALHAVLSLLPAHDAVRTCVLARRWRHLWEHAPALRVTDVEGWNPRLRGDGLGRFIRFVDGLFVSRRRRDAPLELCDLDFDFPEDKGKDWHVNRWIMLALLRHHARVLRISLPAYITLPDVPLISQRLTRLELDGVLGNDNILDFSCCPALIALKMKCCRINAEKMSSPSVKILSLASCEFYPATRTQMSFPSVVSLELDGCSGSVPFLESMPSLVAAIVIFDDDYADRCDNSVLGDCGDDSCVDCCNYSDRSKCVCLNGLLEATHLELSAEPAMYVFRRDLNLLLACHTFAKLKTLALGEWCMTHDLSALIRFLQQSPILEKLTIKIPEEPKCSMDAGQQKIPEEPFVSNHLKIVEIKCKGKEVMWVCKFLKTLGTFGIPLEKINIKLTSEHCRSECFNFVCTGFSCS, from the exons atgccgCCCCGGATTAGgagggcgccggcgaggcgagcggcgcCGGAGGAAGTGCCCGACCGCGTCAGCGCTCTGCCGGACGAGGCGCTCCACGCCGTGCTATCGCTGCTCCCGGCGCACGACGCGGTGCGGACGTGCGTGCTCGCCCGGCGCTGGCGCCACCTCTGGGAGCACGCGCCGGCGCTCCGCGTCACCGACGTCGAGGGGTGGAATCCGCGGCTGCGGGGCGACGGCCTCGGCAGGTTCATCCGCTTCGTGGACGGCCTCTtcgtcagccgccgccgccgcgacgcgccTCTGGAGCTGTGCGACCTGGACTTCGATTTCCCGGAGGACAAGGGGAAGGATTGGCATGTCAACCGCTGGATCATGCTAGCCCTGTTGCGCCACCATGCCCGGGTGCTACGGATCTCTTTGCCCGCGTACATCACGCTGCCTGATGTGCCTCTCATCTCTCAGCGCCTCACCAGGTTAGAGCTTGATGGTGTTCTTGGCAACGATAACATTCTTGATTTCTCCTGCTGCCCGGCGCTGATTGCTCTGAAGATGAAGTGCTGCCGTATCAATGCCGAGAAGATGTCATCTCCATCCGTTAAAATCTTGAGCCTTGCCTCCTGTGAATTTTATCCAGCTACCCGTACTCAGATGTCTTTTCCAAGTGTTGTTTCATTGGAGCTAGATGGATGTTCTGGTAGCGTTCCTTTCCTTGAAAGCATGCCATCCTTGGTAGCTGCAATTGTTATATTTGATGACGATTATGCAGACAGATGTGACAATAGTGTCCTTGGTGACTGTGGCGACGATTCTTGCGTTGATTGCTGCAATTATTCTGACCGCAGCAAATGCGTTTGTCTCAATGGTTTATTGGAAGCTACACACTTGGAGTTGTCAGCTGAACCTGCAATG TATGTTTTCAGGAGGGATTTAAATTTGCTCTTGGCATGTCATACATTTGCCAAGTTGAAGACTTTGGCACTTGGTGAATGGTGCATGACTCATGACCTCAGTGCATTGATTCGGTTTCTACAGCAATCACCAATTTTGGAGAAGCTTACTATTAAAATCCCAGAG GAACCCAAATGTTCTATGGATGCAGGACAACAAAAGATACCAGAAGAGCCGTTTGTATCCAACCATCTTAAGATTGTTGAAATTAAATGCAAAGGCAAAGAGGTCATGTGGGTTTGCAAATTCTTGAAGACCCTGGGTACCTTTGGCATACCCCTCGAGAAAATTAACATCAAACTGACTAGTGAACACTGTCGATCTGAAT GTTTTAATTTTGTCTGTACTGGTTTCAGCTGCTCCTAG
- the LOC4350038 gene encoding putative F-box protein At1g49610 isoform X2, giving the protein MPPRIRRAPARRAAPEEVPDRVSALPDEALHAVLSLLPAHDAVRTCVLARRWRHLWEHAPALRVTDVEGWNPRLRGDGLGRFIRFVDGLFVSRRRRDAPLELCDLDFDFPEDKGKDWHVNRWIMLALLRHHARVLRISLPAYITLPDVPLISQRLTRLELDGVLGNDNILDFSCCPALIALKMKCCRINAEKMSSPSVKILSLASCEFYPATRTQMSFPSVVSLELDGCSDRCDNSVLGDCGDDSCVDCCNYSDRSKCVCLNGLLEATHLELSAEPAMYVFRRDLNLLLACHTFAKLKTLALGEWCMTHDLSALIRFLQQSPILEKLTIKIPEEPKCSMDAGQQKIPEEPFVSNHLKIVEIKCKGKEVMWVCKFLKTLGTFGIPLEKINIKLTSEHCRSECFNFVCTGFSCS; this is encoded by the exons atgccgCCCCGGATTAGgagggcgccggcgaggcgagcggcgcCGGAGGAAGTGCCCGACCGCGTCAGCGCTCTGCCGGACGAGGCGCTCCACGCCGTGCTATCGCTGCTCCCGGCGCACGACGCGGTGCGGACGTGCGTGCTCGCCCGGCGCTGGCGCCACCTCTGGGAGCACGCGCCGGCGCTCCGCGTCACCGACGTCGAGGGGTGGAATCCGCGGCTGCGGGGCGACGGCCTCGGCAGGTTCATCCGCTTCGTGGACGGCCTCTtcgtcagccgccgccgccgcgacgcgccTCTGGAGCTGTGCGACCTGGACTTCGATTTCCCGGAGGACAAGGGGAAGGATTGGCATGTCAACCGCTGGATCATGCTAGCCCTGTTGCGCCACCATGCCCGGGTGCTACGGATCTCTTTGCCCGCGTACATCACGCTGCCTGATGTGCCTCTCATCTCTCAGCGCCTCACCAGGTTAGAGCTTGATGGTGTTCTTGGCAACGATAACATTCTTGATTTCTCCTGCTGCCCGGCGCTGATTGCTCTGAAGATGAAGTGCTGCCGTATCAATGCCGAGAAGATGTCATCTCCATCCGTTAAAATCTTGAGCCTTGCCTCCTGTGAATTTTATCCAGCTACCCGTACTCAGATGTCTTTTCCAAGTGTTGTTTCATTGGAGCTAGATGGATGTTCTG ACAGATGTGACAATAGTGTCCTTGGTGACTGTGGCGACGATTCTTGCGTTGATTGCTGCAATTATTCTGACCGCAGCAAATGCGTTTGTCTCAATGGTTTATTGGAAGCTACACACTTGGAGTTGTCAGCTGAACCTGCAATG TATGTTTTCAGGAGGGATTTAAATTTGCTCTTGGCATGTCATACATTTGCCAAGTTGAAGACTTTGGCACTTGGTGAATGGTGCATGACTCATGACCTCAGTGCATTGATTCGGTTTCTACAGCAATCACCAATTTTGGAGAAGCTTACTATTAAAATCCCAGAG GAACCCAAATGTTCTATGGATGCAGGACAACAAAAGATACCAGAAGAGCCGTTTGTATCCAACCATCTTAAGATTGTTGAAATTAAATGCAAAGGCAAAGAGGTCATGTGGGTTTGCAAATTCTTGAAGACCCTGGGTACCTTTGGCATACCCCTCGAGAAAATTAACATCAAACTGACTAGTGAACACTGTCGATCTGAAT GTTTTAATTTTGTCTGTACTGGTTTCAGCTGCTCCTAG